ATATGGCAACGCTGACCCTGACCGTGCAGACCACGGAGCAATTCAAGGCGAGCGCGCTGTCGGCGTTGAACGCCGGTGGTGATGGCGGCGATGCGGTGCATGCCTTTGCCAGCGCGGAGCTGCTGTTTGACCTGCTCACCACCAACCGGCTGGGCGTGCTGCGTGCCTTGTGCGGCGTAGGCGCTATCGGGCTGCGCGAGCTGGCTCGGCGCGTGGAGCGTGATCCCACAGGGGTGCTGCGGGATGTCAAGGCACTCACCGATGCCGGGGTGCTGCGACGAAGTGAGGACGGCAAGGTCTCGCTGGGCTTCGACGCCGTACACGTGGATTGCACGCTGGAGGCTGCGGCGTAGGGCATCACGCCACGCTCTCCTTATCCAGGGGGAGTTCGCCTGGATGTTCGAGGTAGCGGGCATCGGGTGCCGCTGTGGCGTGTAGCTGGCCCTTGTCCAGCTGGTACACGCAGTGATTGTGGGTGCAGGCTTGCACGCCCAAGGTGCGCATGCGCGCGCGGATGGCCGAGTGCAGGGTTTTTGCCTGGTCGGCGCTGCGCCGCGCCTGAATGGCGACCGCGTCTGCGTGTTCGGCGTCAGCCTGTGCTTGGCGCTGCATGCGCACCCAAGCGTCAATGAGGTCCGGGAGTTCAGCTTGCTCGGGATTGATCATGATTGCTCCGGGTGGTCGCCGGCGATCGCGGCGGTGGCCACGGCCTCCAGCTGGTAGCGCGGCAGGGTGACGGTCACCAGATCGTCTCGGCTGTCGGTGAGCGAGACAGCCTGCGAGATTTGTTCGATGGCCCGGCGCACGGGCAGGCAAGCTGCAGGCGGGGCGCCGGCGGGCAGGGGGAATAGAGCGGTCTGTTTCATTCGTTGGACCCCGCCTGCGTGACTGGGACGATGCCGGTGGCCGCTGGATACTTGAGTTGGGCCTCGGCACGGCTCGCCGCGTAGGTGTTGATGGCGCGCCCGTCGACCAACACGCAGAACAGCTGCTCCTGTGCTGCCCGGCGGTTGTTGTAGGCGCGGCGCAGGGTGTCTGCCGCTGCGTGCAGGCCTTGAGCCTGGAGCAGCCGCCGCGCCATGCGGGCGCGGAATGCGCCGGCGCTGTGGGGCTCGATTGAGAACAAGGGTTGGCCGATCATCGGATGACCTCCGCTGTGAGTTTCAGCCGTCGGCCGTCCGGCATTCGGACGAGCCGTTGCTCGCTGTTACGGGTGTGGCGGCGATCCATCACATCGCCGCCAGCGTTGGAGAGTTCGATGGCTGCCCTCTCGACACTGAGGAGCAACAAGTTGCGGGTATGGCCCT
The window above is part of the Abyssibacter profundi genome. Proteins encoded here:
- a CDS encoding HVO_A0114 family putative DNA-binding protein; translation: MATLTLTVQTTEQFKASALSALNAGGDGGDAVHAFASAELLFDLLTTNRLGVLRALCGVGAIGLRELARRVERDPTGVLRDVKALTDAGVLRRSEDGKVSLGFDAVHVDCTLEAAA